From Solwaraspora sp. WMMD1047, the proteins below share one genomic window:
- a CDS encoding phytanoyl-CoA dioxygenase family protein, with protein MRQLAYPVDSAEVAAQVAADGCAIVTGVLTPDEVATVRSALDPLLAETGTGTNSFLGRRTRRVFAVLAKTRALDDLAIHPLVLPVLDAILTHHLLSAPVVISIGPGEAAQALHRDEASYPVPRGAAGELVVNVMWALDDFTEVNGATRIIPGSHRWPDLSGARPEETVAAVMPKGSICVFLGSAVHGGGANRSAAPRLGVVMEYGAAWLRPQENLTLAVPPPVARQLPEQLQREIGYGVYPPFLGYVDGRDPIELLADTDAAASGPAPEQGDTGDR; from the coding sequence ATGAGACAACTCGCGTACCCGGTCGACAGCGCCGAGGTGGCCGCGCAGGTGGCGGCCGACGGCTGCGCGATCGTCACCGGCGTGCTGACCCCGGACGAGGTGGCGACCGTCCGGTCCGCGCTGGATCCGCTGCTGGCCGAGACCGGGACCGGGACCAACTCGTTCCTCGGCCGCCGGACCCGGCGGGTCTTCGCCGTGCTGGCCAAGACCCGGGCGCTGGACGACCTGGCCATCCATCCACTCGTCCTGCCGGTGCTGGACGCCATCCTGACCCACCACCTGCTCAGCGCGCCGGTGGTCATCTCGATCGGCCCCGGCGAGGCCGCCCAGGCGTTGCACCGCGACGAGGCCAGCTATCCGGTGCCGCGCGGGGCGGCCGGGGAACTGGTCGTCAACGTGATGTGGGCGCTCGACGACTTCACCGAGGTCAACGGCGCCACCCGCATCATCCCGGGCAGCCACCGGTGGCCCGACCTGTCGGGGGCGCGGCCCGAGGAGACCGTGGCGGCGGTGATGCCGAAGGGCTCCATCTGCGTCTTCCTGGGCAGCGCGGTGCACGGCGGCGGCGCCAACCGCAGCGCCGCGCCGCGGCTCGGCGTCGTGATGGAGTACGGCGCCGCCTGGCTCCGACCGCAGGAGAACCTCACCCTCGCGGTACCCCCGCCGGTCGCCCGCCAGCTGCCCGAGCAACTCCAGCGCGAGATCGGGTACGGCGTCTACCCGCCGTTCCTCGGCTACGTCGACGGACGCGACCCGATCGAGCTGCTGGCCGACACCGACGCGGCAGCGTCCGGCCCGGCACCGGAGCAGGGGGACACCGGTGACCGCTGA
- a CDS encoding thioesterase family protein — MTAETNPAATRRIRLTYADTDAAGILYFAAWFPWMERLSVEWVYDKGFRFDRMRERYGAAPVARATTCDYTGPTHVYDEIEMAMRVDHVGTSSYRLAFTMTRLPETAVVARATLTLVCVGPDGRPRAIPDAYRSMLQEAR; from the coding sequence GTGACCGCTGAGACGAACCCGGCCGCGACCCGCCGGATCCGGCTCACCTACGCCGACACCGACGCCGCCGGCATCCTCTACTTCGCCGCCTGGTTCCCGTGGATGGAGCGGCTGAGCGTGGAATGGGTGTACGACAAGGGATTCCGCTTCGACCGGATGCGCGAACGGTACGGTGCCGCGCCGGTGGCCCGCGCCACCACCTGTGACTACACCGGCCCCACCCACGTCTACGACGAGATCGAGATGGCGATGCGGGTCGACCACGTCGGCACCTCGTCGTACCGGCTGGCGTTCACCATGACCCGGCTGCCCGAGACGGCCGTGGTCGCCCGCGCCACCCTCACCCTCGTCTGCGTCGGCCCGGACGGGCGACCACGAGCGATCCCGGACGCCTACCGGTCGATGTTGCAGGAGGCCCGATGA